In the genome of Theropithecus gelada isolate Dixy chromosome 19, Tgel_1.0, whole genome shotgun sequence, the window actactacctccgcctcccaggttcgagtgattctcctgcctcagcctcttgagtagctgggattacaggcacctgccaccacacctggctaatttttatatttttagtagagacgagctttcaccacgttggccaggctggtcttgaacctcaaatgatctgcccgccttggcctcccaaagtgctaggattacaggcgtgagccaccgcgcccagcctgtcaCCTTGATTTAAATGAATGCAGCTTTCTTAGTGTCTTGATGTTTGTGAATATCTACGGAGTTTGATGCTGCTCCTTTTGCTGCTTGTTCTGTTTTTCCAGGGTCCCCTTATCACTTGGCCTCCTGTTATATTATGTTTGATTTATTACAGATACCCCATCAGCCTGGGTCTCTCTTTACAGCCTTTGTACACATAGGTCTCCACACAGGGATTTGGATTATTCCGGGATTCCACATCCTCACTGTCCCATCCCCTCCACACCCCCCCAATACCTTTCTGAAGTTTTCTAGTCCCTCCTTTTTGTTTGTGCTCCTTAAAGCCCAGTGCCATGCCTGACTTTGGTTCCCACTGAGTTCTGTTACAAGCATTCTACATTTGTGGAAATTAAATCTTTGGCCAGGTCATTTACCTGGGCTGGAATAGGGTTCTCGACTGATCCTCCTTCCTAAACACCCACCCAATGGGAGAGGCTGATACTCAACATGCAAGCCTTGTTTTTTACTTCTCCAGGAAAGGGGATGTTGGAAGACATTCTGGAACGGGTGGGGTGTGAAGATttacaaataatctttttttttttttttttgagacagagtctcgctctgtcacccaggctggagtgcagtggcatgatcttggctgactgcatgctctgcttcccgggttcacgccattctcttgcctcagcctccagagtagctgggactacaggcgcccgccaccaggcccggctaattttttgtatttttagtagagacggggtttcaccatgttggccaggatggtcttgatctcctgacctcgtgatccacccacctaggcctgccaaagtgctgggattacaggcatgagccaccgcgcccggccatacaaATCATCTTTGAATATCTGCTTCATGATAGGTCTTGAAGGTGCCTTGTGGGTGTGGCTTGGAGGGATGGTTACAAGGAAATTGTGGATATTAAGGAAGTCGGGAAAGGAAAAGATCACTCACAATTCAACAATTCAGAGAAAGCTCCTAAGGGACTTTCTGGCTGCTTGATGCCCAGAGGCCAGGCCCTCACTTCCTATCAAGGCTCAGGACTTGATAGAGAATTTAAAGGGGCACCAGAAAAACTCGGTAATcaagataaatttttaatataatatatttaaaaatacaaattaagaaacaaagaaaacacccATGTTGAACAAAATGGTTACAATTGTGCTTCCTCTTCAACACTACCCCACCCTCCACCCAACCCTCGAGAAGTTTCCTTCAAGTCGAACctgtaagataaaaataaaaacctgtaagagaaaagatgaaaatgagctgggcacagtggctcacgcctgtaatcccagcactttgggaggccaaggcaggtggatcacttgaggtcaggaatttgagaataggctgggcaatgtggcaaaacaccatctctactaaaaatacaaaaaataaattaaaaaaaaataaattaaaaaaaattagctgggcatggtggcaggtgtttgtaatctcagctacttgggaggctgaggcaggagaattatttgaacctaggaggcggaggttgcagtgagccgagatcgcgccattgcactacagcctaggagacaaagggagactctgtctcaaaaacaaaaacaaaacaaaaaaaaacaccttggGAATTTCTGGCTCAAGCCTCCGATCctcaccaccactatcaccaggGGATCTTTTGCTCTTCACCCAAGTCCAGCCAGCATCCCCTACCTGGGGAAATGTGACCAGACTCTCCCCATCTCCATTCTGGGAGTTTTCCCCAAGCCAATCTTGCTGTCCCTGAAAACAGCCTTGGGGTTCCCTATCCTGGTACACCCTCCTACTCTAGGGGACACAGGGGTGGTGTCACCCCCAAACCGGGAGCCCTGAGGGAGCATCACCTCTCCCTGAGCCGCTTCTGCCCCAACCTGGCATCTGCTCGGGAAGGGCGCACCAGGGCGGAGACTTGCGTGGTGAGCTCAGCTCACCTGCAGGTGAAGGTCAGCACACAGTGGCCACCCGGGACCACATTTTCCAGAATCCTTCGGCGGTCCTGCGATGCTCTGACAGTCAGCAGATCTCATTGGCTTGCAGAGGAGAAACTTGTCCATGTCACTTGGGCATCTTAACAGTGGGCTCCTAAGCTTGGTTGTGTGCGCTGTGCAGATGTCCGAGGCACCCTGTGTGGGAAAAGCCAACTGCTTGCCTGCCTCTCTAGCTCCAAAACGACAATCCCCAGAGGCCTCTGCGGTTACATCCACTACCCACCCTACACACCTTCCGTGTGTCCTGTTAATGTCAGAAGCACTTCTGATCGGTGGCCCCGGCTGGTTAGGCTGGTTGGCATCCAGGGAGGCCTCCCTCCAGGTCTTCCCCACACCTCTGCACCTCATTACCTGACTGGCTTCAGGATCCACAGCATGCAGCTGCGTTCCGTGAGTGCCCTATAGCCAGGCAGCATGCCCCTCTGTGCGTCCCTGTTACTCATGGGGACTCAGGCTGGGAGCCATAGATCTGTCTCAGAACTCGGACGCTCTCCTGTGGGCACCTCCAGGCCATTTTCCTTTCACTGGAGCCCACAGGGTTAGAGACAAACCCTCACTCTGTTGCTTGGGGACAAGGGCTTCACTCCCTGGCCAAGCTTGGGGCTGAGCTTGAGGGTGTTGGGTCATCCTGGGCCCCCTGTGGATGGGAATTGGCTGCCCTGGTGATTTCTGTGACATCCCCGACCCCAACTGTGGGGCTGTGGAGCGGACTCCGCTTCACCTCGTGGGGAGGGGGTTTCCACCTGAGAGTCAAAAAAGAGGTGAGAGTTACCTGTAATTGCATCTTGGATGTCAGCAGAATGGATCCCGTTACCTTTTCTTGCCCTGGAGGCTGCCTTGTTGGTACTGGGGAAAGTTCATTCTCGTTCTGGAAGAGGGGCTCATTCGAACAGGAGTCCTCCCTCAGCATTCCTTTCTGCTCCATCCGTACCGCAGTCACTCATGAAGTAGTTAATTGTAAACACATGGAACAGTTTAAATAAAAGTACAGAGATGTGGATGAAGGGCAGGGACAGCAGAGATGCCTGTGATTTCAAGTGGGTGGGGAGGACTCCCAGAAGTTGGGCTGTCTCAGGTGCCCCTGAGCAATTTGGTACCTTGGAAGTCCGGGGGAAGGCATTCCAGTGGGAGGCGGAAGGACGCCTAGTCTCAGAGGCTGGGTTCTTGCTAGTGTGGATGGATTATGGTGGCCAAGGGCCTTCCTaaggttgatttttaaatatgcttcGGTGAAGATACAGACTAGCTGTTCACACATAGAACAAGGAGAAGCTTGATATGGGCTGacctctgctcaccacaacctctgccaccagggttcaagcgattctcctgcctcagcctcccaaatagctgggatttacaggtgtgtgccaccatgaccgaCTAATgttcttgtactttttttttagtagagacagagtttcaccatattggtcaggctggtgtcgatcccctgacctcaggtgatccacccgcctcggcctcccaaactgctgggattacaagtgtgagacacCTCACTTGGCCAGTCTGCACTGTTTCTTAGTGTCAGTTAATGTCTTTCTCATTCGGACCTGACCTTCAgggtctaatttttgtatttttagtatagccaaggtttcatcatgttggccaggctggtctcgaacgcctaacctcttgtgatccatccgcctcagcctcccacagggctgagattacaggcatgagccagcccttgaccttgcctggctaattctttggaTTTTTcaagaggcggggtttcaccatgttggccgggatggtcttggatttcttaaccttgtgatccgcccgcctcagcctcccaaagaggcattacaggtgtgagccactgggtccAGCCTAAGTGTAACTCTTTATCAAAATAGGtaggaaaaattaattaaaggGCACAAGCATTGTAATACTTAAGATGCAATCTGTGGCTGAAAGACTGCCAGAAACACATGAAATGTTTcgtgtggccgggtgtggtggctcatgcctgtaattccagcactttgggaggctgaggcaggtggatcacctgaggtcaggagttcaaaaccagcctggcccacctgaggaaaccctgtctctactaaaaatacaaatgttagctgGGTTTgctgacaggcgcctgtaatcccagctactcaggagcctgaggcaggagaatcacttgaaccacggcgggcagaggttgcagtgagccgagatggcgccattgcactgccctcgatgacagagtgagactccctctgaaaaaaaaaagccgggcacggtggctcaagcctgtaatcccagcactttgggaggccgagacgggcggatcacgaggtcaggagatcgagaccatcctggctgacacggtgaaaccccgtctctactaaaaaatacaaaaaacttagccgggcgaggtggcgggcgcctgtagtcccagctactcgggaggctgaggcaggagaatggcgtaaacccgggaggcagagcttgcagtgagctgagatccggccactgcactccagcctgggcgacagagcgagactccatctcaaaaaaaaaaaaaaaaaaaaaaagttagtgcatgaaagaaacacaatttgaataaacaaatttaaaggaaCTAAGTAACAAATGATTTCCTGTTGTTTCTTTTGGTATGTTATATTGGGAATGTTATTAATCACGTATCTCAAGGGCATTGGGAAGAATTTCCAGATACTCTGACATGAATGACAGCTTTATCATACATAACAAACCTAGGCTATCTTAGGAAATTAGGTATCACTGCCAAGGACCTTTACATGAAAGGATAAATTAAAACTACTATCAACTTTGTAATAATCAGATGTGCTGGCAGGCAAGTTGTGTCCTCTTTTCTcagcattttttgtttccttgattCAATAAAACAAACTTAAGTGCCAGCTATCTGCAGAACACTCACTAGACTGTTTAACAATATGTGAAACGCAGCCTGCACACTCACAGATCCTTGCCACGTCTGTTGCCCATCCTTTCAAAACCTGTGTTACCCTGTGGCTAGATTTCTCAGCGAGATGAAAGAGATGAATGAGAACCATCTTCTTTGAGGTCGCTGTGCGCAGCAGCTGCAGTTAGACGATGACCTCTCTGGTGAGGTTTATCGTTGCCTAGGGTGTGGTGGCCTTAATCCTGGAAAAGACGCCTCTTAGGGTCTAGGGGGATTTAAATCCTTACGAGATCAACGTCACTCATCCAGATCCTCACAAACCCAAACTGGAAATGCCAGGAAAACGACTGACATCCGGCCACACCACCCACACAGAGGAATGGGGAGAGGCTGAACAGAAGAAAGGCTTATGTACAAGAAATTGCTCCTCAGTAAACAGGGCACATGTGTCCCCAcgaacatgcacacacacgcggACAGAGATAGGAAGAGAGAGCGACGGAaacagaagggagagagagagaaacaagagaGACACCTAAGTGGGCACATggacccacacacagacacaccccccacccccgaaGACAAGGGACATACAGCAGGTAACACCCACCCCCAGGCAGCCCCTGAAGCTGCCGGGTTTTGCTTTCCGCCACTGCGACCCAGCGGTGAGAGAGCAGCCCACGGGCACACAGGCAGACCTGTCCTCTAGATCCCTAGGGCACCACTTCTGGGGAAACTCACCGGCACAGCGTCCGCGCACGCCTGAGGCTGGGATCCCGCGCTGCCTCCCGGCGATCCGTCTGACGTTTCTTCCTCGCGAGGTTTCTTCCTGCTGCTCCACCCTCCGCGAATCCCAGCCTccggagaccatcctggtaagGCCCCGGCCAGGCCTGGTCTCAGCCCCGCCTCGGACGCACGATCACACAGGGCTCCTACTTCGCCAAGTCTCAGGGACCCATCCCTGGGCAACGGTGGCGGTCACTGTGACCGAAGCGGCGGCTCGCGCCTCGCGCATGCGCACTGGTAGGGCCGACCTCCCCCTTTGCTCCCGAGAGTCAGGCTGCGGACCCTTTAAAAAATGGCGGCGACGCGGCGGCTGCGCGGACTGAGACGCCGGTGGCCGTGGCCGTGGccgtggcggcggcggcggcggcggcgatgGCGGCGCAGCCCGAGGCGGCGGTTGGGAAGAGGTCTGCGAGAGGGGCCTGCGGGAGACCCAGGGTCGGACCCGTAGGAGTCCTGTCGTCGGGACTTCCTTGATCGGTCTTCTGCTTCGGTTCCCGGTGGACGGGGAGCTTCAGGGTGCCGGCTGGGCTGTGCGGACCCCTCTTCGGATCCGATGATGGATCCCACCGACCGGGTGATCGGGAATGGGGTTACAATGTAGTGAGGCGGGAAGGGTCTCGCTGGGGCACAGAGAGATCCCCAGGGCCGCAAAGCGTGCCTCACTGACGGCTGAGAAGGCACCGACCCAGGAGCccactgcctccctccttcccggCTGGAGCAGTGGCCTGCCTTCATCTCCAAGGCCCGGGGGCTGCGGCACCCCGACACTGCTTTTCGCCACATGTGCCAAGAGAGACAGAGGCGAGTCCCAGATGGAGCCAATGTGAGCACACGAGGCACTGAAGTCCCCCAAGAGCAGATGGAGCGAGCGTGTGTCTTTGAGGCAGTAGGGGGCGATGGCGAGACGGACAGTCATGTCCAGCCGTGCGCCCGGGGACCACGGGAGACCTCCCCGACCAAGCTGAGGGAAGGCCAAGCACACCTGAAAACCTGCGAGACAGGGCCTGTGCCCGAGTCCAAGCCACGTTCGGGGACGCCTGCCAGAGGGTCCGTCCCAGAGGTTTCCACAAagcaccccccgccccccacccggCCACCGGCTAGGTACCCCTGACGCCACCTCCCCTGCACCCAGCAAAACCCAGTCCCTTTGGCTCCCTGACATCCGTGGCAGCCAAAAGATTCAGTGCTAGGAGGCGCTTTCCCCAGGAGCAGAGGAAGCGGATGGTCCTCAAGAATCAGAGAGGGAAGTGCAGGTGGGATGCAACACCGCCTTTCCTAGAAGGCAAATGTCAGGAACCGTCGGGTCGCCTCCCACTCTTCCTGGACCGACCACGCCACCATCACTTGGGCCATGGAGACCCAGAAAGCTTCCCTGTCCCAGACAGGCATGGAAGCCCAGAGCTCCAGGATCACCACAGCTGCCCCATCATCCAGAAATAGGTTTGGAGAGGGAAACAATCGTGACACGGACCCCCACGAAGTTTCTCCCTGATGGACTGGCAAGTCTTCTTTGTTGAAGACGTTGAGCCAGACGAAGAAACCCCTAGGCTTCTCAGAAACAGGGCAGACAGAGCAAGAGGGAGCACAGAGCAGAGGCCAGAGCCCAGTCAGGAAGACGGCGCAATGCCACCACCACGGGCGTCCGGGGAGGAAGGCCAAGTGGGTGACTGGGCCAGGAAGGCCAGCGTTGGAGTGAGAGAGATGCGTGCCCCATCCCGTTGCCGGCTTCCTTCTCCGTCCCTGTGTCGAGCTGTGGCTAAATTCCTCGATGAGGGCAAAGGGCGAGAGAAGTGAGAACCGTCTTCTTGAAGTTCTCTGGGCACCCTCCTGCGGGTGGACAAGGAGCACCTGGGAGGCCTTTGTCCTTGGCTGGGGTGTGGTCGTCTTGATCCGAGCAAAGAGGCTGCTCAGGATGGGGAGGGGATGAAAACCCCTGTGGGTCCGAGGCAGCTGCCCACGTTGCCCAGGCCTTCCCAAACCCAAACTGGAACCGCAGGGAAAACGACTGGCAACCGGCCACACGACCCAGGCAGGGTCGTGGGGAGAGGCTGCCCAGAAGAAAGGCCGACGTGCAAGAAACCACCCTCCGGCGCACAGGGCACATGTGTCCCCACGAACACGAACATACAGGCGGACGGAGATAGGAAGAGAGCGCGACGGAaacacagagaagggagagagagagaaacaagagaGACACCTAAGTgggcacagagacagacacacacacacacacacacacacccaaagaCACAGGGACATACAGCAGGTAACACCCACCCCCAGGCAGCCCCTGAAGCTGCCGGGTTTTGCTTTCCGCCACTGCGACCCAGCGGTGAGAGAGCAGCCCACGGGCACACAGGCAGACCTGTCCTCTAGATCCCTAGGGCACCACTTCTGGGGAAACTCACCGGCACAGCGTCCGCGCACGCCTGAGGCTGGGATTCCGCGCTGCCTCCCGGCGATCCGTCTGACGTTTCTTCCTCCCGAGGTTTCTTCCTGCTGCTCCACCCTACGCGAATCCCGGCCTccggagaccatcctggtaagGCCCCGGCCTGGCCTGGTCTCAGCCCCGACTCGGACGCACGATCACACAGGGCTCCTACTTCGCCAAGTCTCAGGGACCCATCCCCGGGCAACGGTGGCGGTCACTGTGACCGAAGCGGCGGCTCGCGCCTCGCGCATGCGCACTGGTAGGGCCGACCTCCCCCCTTGCTCCCGAGTGTCAGGCTGCGGACCCTTTCAAAAATGGCGGCCACGCGGCTGCTGCGGGGACTGACACGCCGGTGGCCGTGGCGGTGGCGTCGGTTGCGGCCGCGATATCGGCGCATCCGGCGGCGGAGGGTGGGAAAAGGACTGCGAGAGGGGCCTGCGGGAGACCCAGGTTCGGACCCGTAGTAGTCCTGTCTTGCGGACCTCCTTGATCGGTCTCCTGCTTCGGTTC includes:
- the LOC112612192 gene encoding uncharacterized protein LOC112612192; protein product: MRCRGVGKTWREASLDANQPNQPGPPIRSASDINRTHGRCVGWVVDVTAEASGDCRFGAREAGKQLAFPTQGASDICTAHTTKLRSPLLRCPSDMDKFLLCKPMRSADCQSIAGPPKDSGKCGPGWPLCADLHLQVRLEGNFSRVGWRVG